Genomic DNA from Nitrospinota bacterium:
CTCTATGTCCACCCCCTGGCTCGCCAACGCCTCCTGGGCCGTTCGCGGCAGCTTTTCGGGGATGAGCCTTCCCTGGATGGCGCCGTCGAAGGTCATGCCCTCTGGGGGCCGCTCCACTTGTCCTCTCACCTCCGCCTCCATCCAAGGGATTGAAAAGTGCAGCCGCTCAAGTCCAACCGCACCCGAGGCAACGTCGTACTGGCCCTTCAAGGATAGGGCCGCGTCGGTGAGCTCCACCGGCTGGCCGCCTGGCGCCTCCAAGCGGACCTGCCCGACGGTGAGGCTGCCTTCGACGTCCACCGCGTCCGTGCTCCGTCGGGCCAATGTAAGCTGGACGGTGGCATTGCGGACTAGGCCCGAAGCCAGAGGCGCGAGAGCCCCTTTAAGCTCCTCTGATGTGGTCGTCTCCCCCCAGTCGAACTCCTCCACCTTGATCTGGATAGCGCCCAGCAGAGCCCCCCAGGTCAGGCGCTCCGCCCCCTCAGCAAGGGAGAGCGTCCCTTCCAGCTCCACATTCGCCCGGTCGGAGGCATCGGGGACGCTGAAGGCGACCTGGAACCGGAGCGGCCCCCGGAGGCTCTCGAGGCGGCTAGTGAGATTTACGTTCCTCAGGGCCAGCCTTGGAGAGGCGTCGGGATTCATCAGGGTTACGGTGCCCTGTCTGACCTCAGCCCGCCCCACCATAAGGCCCAGAAGCCCCGAGCCAGATGTCAGTGGGAGGTCAAGTGCCGGGCGCCCTTCTTCTGAAAGAGGCACGAAGAGTTCTGGTTGGATGAATGTAGCATTCTCAACTGCGAGCTTGCCCCGAAACAGGGGGACGATCTTCACCCCGAGGTCGAAGCTCGCCCACCGCACCAGGGGGATCGTCCGTTTCATGTTGCTCCAGATCACCACCTCATCTAGGCGAATGTGGCCCAGGCGGGTCACTCGAACCGCGCCGATGGACATGGGCCGATTCAGCGTCCCGGCGACAACGGTGGTGACCGCCTTCTCAATCCACGCTGTGGGGATGAAACGGGGCCATATCATGAAGAAGGCCCCGGCCAACAGGGCCACTGACAGGAGCGCGGCAACCAAAAAGGCGCGCCGTCGTCGGCGCGGGCTCCTTGAAGGTGTGAGTTCCGTCATAGGTCTGTCGGGCTCTCGACGGCCCGTCCCACGGTCGTTTTTCTAATATGGCGCAGGTCGGTAGGCTTGGTCATAACGGCGGTTTTGGAGAAGCCGAAGATGCGGCTCAACCGTGCCACGAGGTGCTTGAAGTAGGCCTCTTGCTCAGTCAAGGCGCGCCTGGAGGCTTTGGTGCGTGAGTGGGTCTCCTCCGCCCGGCAGACCAAGAGATCGGTGTGCAGGCGGTTGGCTCGAGCATTCTTACGACGGAGACCGACGTCGGGCTCCAGAGCGTTTGAGGAGGCTGCGCATGCGGGCCTGCTCTAGGAGGTGGCGGGCCACCTCCTTATCCGCCATAGCCCGCAACACCTCCTCCTGGGCTTTTGTCAGGGGCTTGCTCTTAGTTGAGGCCTTCCGAGCCCGCACGCGGCGCGGGAAAAAGTCGGCCACTTCGCACTCGTAGCAGGCGGCCAGCTTTTCCAGCTTGGCGACGTTGATGTTTCTAAGGTCGTTCTCAATCTGCGAGAGATGCGAGACCCCGATCCCCGTTTGCTCCTCGACCTTCTTTAGGGTCATCCCCTTGGTGTCACGCATACGGCGGAGAGTCTTTCCGATGACTCTTTTTGTTGCCCCCTTCATTGCCGATCCTCCCCCTAATCAGATTGCTGTTTACGAATGAGAGTGTCACAGTTTACCATTGGCACCCAAAAGAAAAGTCCCGCGGTGATTAATAAATGTTTGACAGCATGGCCAAAACTATTTATAGTTAATAGTAACATTAAGAGGCCAAGTCACCAGGGGGTGCTTATGATTGGATACATTCTTCGCGCCTACAAAGACGAGCATGGGTTGACCGTCCGCCAATTCGCCGGGCTGTTGGATGAGCACTACTCCACAATCAGCCTTTGGATGAACGGTAAACGGGAACCCAACATGCAGCAAATCCGAAAGATTCGGGAGGTCACCGAGGTGCCTTACGAGCAGCTCCTCGGTGAGACCACTCGCTCCCGTCCCATTTAAGCTCCGTTCCACCGAGGTTTTCTCGCCGGGGTGGCCTGAATTCACCAGCGCGCCTATTTCTTCACCCACTGGCCGTCGGGCAGCTGTATCCAT
This window encodes:
- a CDS encoding helix-turn-helix transcriptional regulator encodes the protein MKGATKRVIGKTLRRMRDTKGMTLKKVEEQTGIGVSHLSQIENDLRNINVAKLEKLAACYECEVADFFPRRVRARKASTKSKPLTKAQEEVLRAMADKEVARHLLEQARMRSLLKRSGARRRSPS
- a CDS encoding helix-turn-helix transcriptional regulator — encoded protein: MIGYILRAYKDEHGLTVRQFAGLLDEHYSTISLWMNGKREPNMQQIRKIREVTEVPYEQLLGETTRSRPI